GTGTACTCTGTGGCACTCGTGGTTTGCTTTAtgtataaagcggggcgaaaccTTATTGGGTAAATTAGTTTGCCTAATAATATTTTTGTTCCCATTTTCAAAATTAGTTCACAAATACAAAATATAGTTCACCCAATTTAAAATTAGTTCACCCAATAGAACTTTTGCTCACCCAAAATTAGTTCATGTAATACAAATTTTGTTCACCTTTTCTCCAAATTAGTTCATAAATACAAATATTGTTAACCAAATTTAAATTTAGTTCACCTATTTTCAAAGTTAGTTCacaacaaattcaaatttagttcaaaCGATTTCAAAATTAGTCATTGTAAATTTATTTCACTTATTTCAAATTTAGTTCACCCAATACGGATTGTGTACATCCATTTTCAAATATAGTTAAGTAAATACAAATTTAACTCGCCCCTTTTAAAGAAAATTGTTCACCCATTTCAAAATTATTGCACTAAATACAAATATAGTTCATGTAATTCAAATATAATTCACACATTTTTTAAACTAGGTCAGTCATTTCTAATTCATTTCACTCATTTTAAATTTTAGTTCACCCAATTAGAAAGTACTTCATTATAAAAAAAATAGTCACCTGATTTAAAAATTGTTCACCCTTTCGAAAAAATTGTCATCGAAACACTTCACCTATTTTTCCAAATTAGTTCGGCTAATAGAAATTTGTTTATCTTTTCAATTTCTGAACTTTTTTTAATTCACAAAAAAAATCACGAAAAAAGCTTTTCCACTACCCTAGCATTATGGCAAAGAAAAAATCATTTGAAAACAGTCCCTGAATCAATTTAAACATTGATAGAAACAATTTTTCTTTCTGTACTGGTCTAGCGACCAGAGAAACAGTCTAGAGTTTCCCTAACGCTGTGTTTGGATGTGGAGATTGAGGGGTGGAATTGTGTATTGGCATTAGCCACCCCCGAATGCCAGCGTTTGGGTGGTCGTAGACATTGGACCGTGATATTGGACCGTGATATTGGAAGCAGCCCGGGAACACTTCGCGCGCTCTTCCCGAATTCTTTGCTCTAGCGCTCGGTTTTGGGCTGATTTTGCCCGAGCACTCCACCCCCATATCCCTTCGACCGCCCCAGAAGCGAAAAGGGCTCGCGCAGGACGAGGTGGAGAAGCGGCGGCATGCGGCGGCGCAGGTGAGCCCcggcctcgcccctccccctcctctccttCTCCGGCCAGCACTGGCGTCCCCCCTCTCCACATCTCCCCCGCAGCACCCCCGGCACCCGCCCCCATCGCCCATGCGGCCCGCCCCCATCTTCCCGGTCGGCCTGCATCTCCGGCCATCCGCCGGTCTCCTTCCTCTCCGCCTCCGCCCCATCCGGCCAGACCTCTTCCTCCATGCCTCTGTGAACCCGTCCCTCTCACCCGATGCATCTCTCACTGATATCCCCTGCCTTCTCTCCACCCGATTTGGCCCCTACCTGGTCGCTTGTCACCTCCTCTGTAGCCACCGTCTCTCCCATATATCCCTCTGCCTCATCAAATGTTTCAGATCTGATGACATCCCCACCATATCTCGACCAGATGTGAATATTGCCATATTGTAAATACATCAGTGCAAGCTCTGAACTTCGATACGTATTCAGATGCTAACAAATTGTCTCTCATAAATTTGCAGGTTGTTTAACTGAGGCAGATTCAAGGTTTGTTCATCTATAATTTGTGTTATCCTGTCATATGTGATGATTGTTTGCTGGTAGAATAAGCAAATAAATTTGCCTTGCCATAATTTGTGCTATCCTGTCATATGTGATGTTTGCCTGCTATCCTTTCATATGTAATGTTTGCTTGCTATCCTCAAATGGTTCAGATGTGGTGTGCCAAGTCAGGGTTTATTAATTTCTGTGATAGAATGATGCATAATTTTTGTGCGATGGAATGATACATAATTTTAGAATGCTTGCTGCACCATGTGTAATTGAATGAGGCATGCATGTCTAATTTCTGAAATGTAATGTAGCTGCACCATGTCTGACTTGGACTTGGTTGCTTACATAAACGAGGAGAACAAAAGAAGAAAGAGGAGGCGAATAGTTTTGACCAAACTGTACTTTGAATCGTTTCTTCTTGGGATAGCATATCTTAGTACGCAGAGGGCACCAAGGGATTTAGGAAGCTTTAGTGACGATGAGGAAAAAAACATTCATCGGAAGTATTTGCTAAAAGGATTGTATGATGGGGCAGAAGTAACATGTATGATCAGCTACGTTTAACTAAAAGAAACTTCCATGACTTATGCACCATGTTGCGTGAGAGGGCTGGTCTTAGTGACAGTGTTTATGTTTCCGTGGAAGAAAAGGTGGCAATGTTCTTGTTGGTAGTTGGCCATGGTATCAAAATGAGGATTCTGGGTGGCACTTACAAGCGCTCCTTATGGACTATTAGTACACACTTGGACGATGTATTAACAGCGATTCTATCTCTAACCGGGGAGTTCATTAAGCTTCCCGATCCTTCTACTCAGCCACCTGATGATTACAAATGGAAGTGGTTTGGTAATGCACTTGGAGCGCTCGATGGGTGTCATGTTGATGTTTGTGTGCCCGTGTGTGACCAAGGGAGATATAGGAACAGGAAGCAAGCTATCACCACTAACATGCTTGGTGTGGTTGATTGGAATATGAAATTTATGTATGTCTTGCCTGGCTGGGAGGGTTCAGCTTCTGACTCAGGAGTCTTGCGTGATGCAATGAGGTTGAGCCGCCAAGATGCATTTGTCGTACCACATGGTATGACACTTTCTCTTGGTAATTCATTTCTCCTATGTAATTGATAGCTAACTCACTTGCTTGCCACACTAGGGAAATATTATTTAGTTGATGCTGGTTACACCAACGGTCCTGGATTTCTTGCTCCATTCAGATCGACTCGATATCACTTAAAAGAGTGGGTATCAAGTCAACAACAGCCCCAAACTCCCAAAGAGCTGTATAACTTGCGTCATTCCCGAGCTAGAAATGTAGTCGAGAGAACATTTGGGTTGTGGAAGAAAAAGTGGGCTTTCCTACGTTGTCAAACTTTCTTTGACATAAAGGACCAGGTATGATGTGTCCATATGGTGGTGAATAAGATGCAAACTAAATGGAAAATGTTTATGATAAACAAATATTATTGCAGGTTCGAATTATTAATGCTTGTTGTGTGTTACACAACTTTGCAAGGGATAGGCAGCATGTGATGGATGATTTGTTGCTGGCGGAAGTGGATAATGAAATAGCCTCTTCTGAAGATGATCCTCTAGATGATGCCAACTTAATTAGGAGTGTTCAAGTCAGCACTTCATGGACCAACTTTAGAGAGCAGCTAGCTAATGACATGTTTGTGAGTACCTCGTGAGACATGCTGAACTAGAGTTGGAGTAGGATGTGTGGGTCAACTAGATAATGGTGTACGTTCTCTTTTGTGCTAGCTAGTTGATATGGCTTTGCTAGGATGTGTGGGTCAGCACTGCATGGACTTTGCTTGCGTGATAGCATAGCTTGCTAATGGTGCCTTTTGGGTATTTTGTACATGCCTCATATTAAGAAATtaatatatgtgtgtgtgtgtgtgtgtgtgtgtgtgtgtgatattACCTTGTTGTCTTTGTGTTTCAATTTACATGCATCTAACATTGTCTTTGTGTTTGGATATTGTGTGCATGCATTTTCTTGTAGGACCATGGCTGAAGAAGGTGGAAAAAAATTTGGTAGAAATTACCTCACATGGACAGATGAAATGGACATTGCACTACTGGAGGTCCTTGTTGAGCATCACAACAATGGTGATCATGCCCAGAATGGATGGAAGTCCCATGTCTACAGTGTTGTTATAGGTAATGTGCGTGAGAAGTGCAATGTGACCATCACAAAGGAAAACATAAGTTCAAGGTGCAAAACCTTTGAAAAGCACTATGAGGCCATTAGCAAGATGCTTTCTCAAAGTGGATTTGGGTGGGATTGGATCAATAACAAGTTGTCAATTGATAGTGAAGATGTGTGGATTAAATATGTCGCGGTAAGAAATTTATGCGTTCCACATTTGATTGTATTGCACATATGTAAGATATACCTTTCTTTGACAattctctctttgtgtgtgtgtgtgcaggcTAACAAGAAAGTAGGATTTTACAAGAACAAGGTCATTAAGAATTGGGATGCTATAACCACCATATACTCAAAAGATCATGCAAATGGTGAAGGTGCTGTCACAGGTGCTGAAACTGTTGTAGAACCAACTATGGAACCCAATGAAGCCTCTCCTGAAGTGCCACACAAAAAACAGCGGACTGGTGATGCCATCCTGTGCCTACTTGGGGATATGAAAGGCTCATTTAATGATGCTTTGAAGTCACTTGAGCCTTTACCTCTGCCCCAAGTTACACCTCCTGCTGAAATCCTCGCGACACTTGAGATGATCCCTGATTTGGCTCGTGGTGACATATTGCGATCTTATGGTAAGTTGA
The Aegilops tauschii subsp. strangulata cultivar AL8/78 chromosome 3, Aet v6.0, whole genome shotgun sequence genome window above contains:
- the LOC109752909 gene encoding uncharacterized protein; translation: MAEEGGKKFGRNYLTWTDEMDIALLEVLVEHHNNGDHAQNGWKSHVYSVVIGNVREKCNVTITKENISSRCKTFEKHYEAISKMLSQSGFGWDWINNKLSIDSEDVWIKYVAANKKVGFYKNKVIKNWDAITTIYSKDHANGEGAVTGAETVVEPTMEPNEASPEVPHKKQRTGDAILCLLGDMKGSFNDALKSLEPLPLPQVTPPAEILATLEMIPDLARGDILRSYGKLILSERLYQALLELPMNFRKEWLLMLE